In Citrus sinensis cultivar Valencia sweet orange chromosome 4, DVS_A1.0, whole genome shotgun sequence, one DNA window encodes the following:
- the LOC102628359 gene encoding protein SMAX1-LIKE 8, with product MPTPVSVARQCLTPEAAHALDEAVAVARRRGHAQTTSLHAVSALLSLPSSTLRDACARARNCAYSHRLQFKALELCLSVSLDRITSSSSSSQQTDDDPPVSNSLMAAIKRSQANQRRQPENFHLYHHQLAQSPSSSVTVIKVELQHLIISILDDPVVSRVFSESGFRSSEIKLAILRPLASQLFKYSRSKAPPPIFLCNYLNENFDPGSGRRRLSSSFPGFGGFLDNEDENCRRISDVLLQRKNPLLVGIHASGALKIFQENIVKKNENRHDNNKNDSNGLGLGLGFGLSVQLSGLDIISIEAVVSKFVSGECGKGSVKMKFEEVDVSIKRNLGPGVVVNYGDLKVFVNNNKCNNDDDDDNKSGNNETSDAVSYVVAQLTRLLQLHGGRVWLIGAAATYETYLKFVSRFSSIEKDWDLLLLPITSLRTSSLADSCHRSSLMESFVPFGGFFPTPSEFKNPLGGLCQNVSRCQQCSEKCEQEIIASSKGGFTASIADQCQSVLPSWLQMAEPDSNKALDLKTKEDGLALRSKITKKWDDICQSLHRTQSLQVGSQFPTVVGFQFLQDKKENANNSGSSTNASVNGGSYVNVYSGIPIDSENVSASRSVFPFHTVSRAKNDSLLSKLREKSSNTDLDSGGSRSPCCLSNSSVDDGIRKSPTPVTSVTTDLGLGLLGIGSAPTSNEPKEPISKDLTERSQELSGCCSATVNESISNQLAQSSSSSCLDLNCQFDLSNWKTLFRALTEKIDWQDEAISVISQTIAQRRTGHEDHHGASPRRDIWFNFTGPDLCGKRKIAIALAEIIYGGKENFICADLCPQDGEMNNPPKFYHQVVGGDSVQFRGKTLADYVAWELLKKPLSVVYLENVDKADVHVQNSLSKAIQTGKLPDSYGREVSVSNAIFVTASSFVEDARILPSEMKDCKFSEEKIYRAKSRLTQILIEPALVNRSSSQKLSASETSEGMSHQKLLNKRKLIGRNDNPQQHDTSEMVKRAHRSPTRNLDLNLPAEEDEVLVLDSDDDRNSDSSENTKSWLQDFFNQRVKIVAFKAFNFDALAEKILKDINASFRKTVGSECLLEIDRKVMEQLLAAAYLSESNRVIEDWLEKVLVRGFLDAQEKYNLTANSIVKLVACEGHFLEELTPGVCLPPKLVLN from the exons ATGCCTACTCCGGTTAGTGTAGCGAGGCAATGCTTGACACCCGAAGCAGCTCACGCGCTGGACGAGGCGGTGGCAGTGGCGCGCAGGAGAGGCCACGCTCAAACGACATCGCTGCACGCCGTCTCCGCACTACTTTCACTCCCGTCTTCAACCCTACGCGACGCCTGCGCGCGTGCAAGGAATTGCGCGTACTCTCATCGTCTCCAGTTCAAAGCACTAGAGCTTTGCCTAAGCGTCTCTCTCGACCGCATCACGTCGTCATCTTCGTCGAGCCAGCAAACGGACGACGACCCGCCGGTGTCGAACTCCCTCATGGCCGCCATCAAACGGTCGCAGGCGAATCAGCGGCGGCAGCCTGAGAATTTTCATTTGTACCACCACCAGCTCGCGCAGTCGCCGAGCTCGTCCGTTACGGTTATCAAAGTCGAGTTACAGCACTTGATTATATCGATTCTTGACGACCCGGTCGTTAGTCGGGTCTTCAGCGAATCGGGTTTTCGAAGCTCCGAAATCAAGCTGGCCATCCTTCGCCCCTTGGCTTCTCAGCTTTTCAAATACTCCCGCTCCAAAGCTCCGCCGCCAATTTTTCTATGCAACTACTTGAACGAAAATTTTGATCCGGGTTCGGGTCGGAGGCGGCTGAGTTCTTCGTTTCCGGGTTTTGGTGGGTTTCTGGATAACGAAGATGAGAATTGCAGGAGGATTAGTGATGTTCTATTGCAGAGGAAAAATCCTCTGCTTGTCGGTATACATGCTTCCGGTGCACTTAAAATCTTCCAAGAGaacatagtaaaaaaaaatgagaatcgtcatgacaataataaaaatgacagTAATGGGCTTGGGCTTGGGCTTGGTTTCGGGTTGTCTGTGCAATTATCTGGGTTGGATATTATTTCGATTGAGGCTGTTGTTTCGAAGTTCGTCAGTGGAGAGTGTGGTAAAGGGAGtgttaaaatgaagtttgaggaAGTAGATGTGTCAATAAAGCGAAATTTAGGACCTGGAGTGGTTGTTAATTATGgagatttaaaagtatttgttaataataataaatgtaataatgatgatgatgatgataataagaGTGGTAATAATGAAACTAGTGATGCCGTGAGTTATGTGGTTGCCCAATTGACAAGGTTGTTGCAGCTACATGGCGGCAGAGTTTGGTTGATAGGCGCTGCTGCAACTTATGAGACATATTTGAAGTTTGTCAGCAGGTTTTCATCTATTGAAAAGGACTGGGATTTGCTGCTTTTGCCTATTACTTCTCTTAGAACTTCTTCTTTGGCTGATTCATGCCACAGGTCAAG CCTGATGGAATCATTCGTTCCTTTTGGTGGGTTCTTCCCGACACCTTCAGAGTTCAAAAACCCCTTAGGCGGTTTATGTCAAAATGTATCACGGTGTCAACAATGCAGTGAAAAGTGTGAACAAGAAATAATTGCTTCTTCAAAGGGAGGATTCACTGCTTCAATAGCAGATCAATGCCAATCTGTCTTGCCGTCTTGGTTGCAGATGGCTGAGCCAGACTCAAATAAAGCGTTAGATCTGAAG ACCAAAGAGGATGGATTGGCATTGAGGTccaaaattacaaagaaatgGGATGACATATGCCAGAGTCTTCATCGAACTCAGTCATTACAAGTAGGTTCTCAGTTTCCCACTGTTGTAGGCTTTCAGTTTCTTCaagacaaaaaggaaaatgctaATAACAGCGGCAGCAGTACAAATGCATCAGTCAATGGAGGTAGTTACGTCAATGTCTATTCAGGCATCCCCATCGACTCAGAAAATGTGTCTGCTTCAAGATCAGTCTTTCCTTTCCATACAGTTTCCAGGGCTAAGAATGATAGTTTGTTATCGAAACTACGggaaaaatcatcaaacacAGATCTTGATTCAGGTGGCAGTAGGTCTCCTTGCTGTTTGTCCAATTCAAGTGTGGATGATGGCATTCGAAAATCTCCAACACCCGTTACTTCTGTGACCACAGATTTGGGGTTGGGACTGTTGGGAATTGGCTCTGCTCCTACTAGTAATGAACCAAAGGAACCTATATCTAAAGATCTTACAGAACGTTCGCAGGAATTATCTGGTTGCTGTTCTGCAACTGTCAATGAGAGTATATCTAACCAGCTGGCTCAATCTTCATCCTCCTCATGTCTGGACTTGAATTGCCAATTTGATCTAAGCAATTGGAAGACACTTTTTAGAGCTCTTACTGAAAAAATTGACTGGCAAGATGAAGCCATAAGTGTCATAAGCCAAACAATAGCTCAACGCAGAACAGGACATGAAGATCACCATGGAGCAAGTCCTAGAAGGGATATATGGTTCAATTTTACCGGACCTGACCTGTGTGGCAAAAGAAAGATCGCCATTGCCCTTGCTGAGATAATATATGGAGGTAAGGAAAATTTTATCTGTGCGGACCTGTGTCCCCAGGATGGGGAGATGAATAATCCCCcaaaattttatcaccaaGTTGTAGGTGGTGACAGTGTACAGTTCAGAGGGAAAACTTTGGCTGATTATGTTGCTTGGGAGCTGTTAAAGAAACCCCTTTCCGTTGTCTATCTTGAAAATGTAGATAAGGCTGACGTGCATGTCCAAAATAGCTTGTCTAAGGCTATTCAAACTGGTAAACTACCTGATTCATATGGAAGAGAAGTGAGCGTCAGCAATGCAATATTCGTGACAGCATCATCATTTGTCGAGGATGCCAGAATTCTCCCTTCTGAGATGAAGGATTGTAAATTCTCTgaggaaaaaatatatagagcAAAAAGTAGGCTGACGCAGATCCTAATTGAACCTGCTCTTGTGAATCGCAGCAGTAGCCAAAAATTGTCTGCATCAGAAACTAGTGAAGGCATGTCTCACCAGAAACTCCTGAATAAAAGGAAACTGATTGGAAGGAATGATAATCCACAGCAGCATGATACCTCAGAAATGGTCAAAAGGGCTCATAGATCACCAACTAggaatttagatttaaatcTCCCAGCCGAAGAGGATGAGGTGCTAGTCCTAGACAGTGATGATGATAGAAATTCTGACTCATCTGAGAACACCAAATCTTGGTTGCAAGATTTCTTCAATCAGAGAGTTAAAATCGTGGCTTTCAAGGCATTCAATTTCGATGCACTTGCTGAGAAAATTCTGAAAGACATCAATGCAAGCTTCCGCAAGACTGTTGGCTCCGAATGTTTGCTTGAGATTGACAGAAAAGTCATGGAGCAATTACTTGCAGCTGCATATTTATCTGAAAGCAATAGGGTGATCGAAGATTGGTTGGAGAAAGTTCTTGTCCGCGGATTCCTCGATGCTCAAGAAAAGTACAACCTCACAGCTAATTCGATTGTAAAACTTGTTGCTTGTGAGGGCCATTTCCTGGAAGAGCTAACACCAGGTGTTTGCCTGCCGCCAAAACTTGTTCTGAATTGA
- the LOC102628070 gene encoding PHD finger protein ALFIN-LIKE 2-like, which yields MSSATSSPRTVEEIFKDFKARRSALVRALTYDVDQFYSQCDPEKENLCLYGHPNESWEVTMPADEVPPEIPEPALGINFSRDGMCKKDWLSLVAVHSDCWLVAVAFYFGARLNGSERKRLYSLINDLPTLFEVVTGRISVKDNKPGADGGSKSWNSTKRSIDGQARSKHELLEESLGEVDDAENDETFCGSCGGSYNSAQFWIGCDICERWYHGKCVKITPAKAENIKQYKCPSCSTKKARH from the exons ATGTCATCAGCTACTTCGAGTCCCCGGACCGTAGAAGAGATCTTCAAGGACTTCAAAGCTCGTCGCTCCGCTCTCGTCCGTGCTCTCACTTACG ATGTCGATCAGTTCTACTCACAATGCGATCCAG aGAAGGAGAATTTGTGTTTGTACGGTCATCCAAACGAGTCATGGGAGGTGACAATGCCGGCTGATGAGGTGCCACCGGAGATACCAGAGCCGGCCTTGGGTATAAATTTTTCGAGGGATGGCATGTGCAAGAAAGATTGGCTTTCCCTTGTTGCTGTGCATAGTGATTGTTGGTTGGTTGCCGTGGCTTTTTACTTCGGAGCTCGGCTTAATGGCAGTGAAAG GAAGCGTCTATATAGCCTAATAAATGATCTTCCCACATTATTTGAAGTCGTAACTGGAAGGATATCCGTAAAAGACAATAAGCCTGGGGCAGATGGCGGAAGCAAATCCTGGAACAGCACAAAG AGATCAATTGATGGACAAGCAAGGAGCAAACATGAGTTACTCGAGGAGAGTCTTGGGGAGGTTGATGATGCTGAGAATGATGAAaccttttgtggaagctgTGGGGGAAGTTACAATTCTGCCCAGTTTTGGATAGGTTGTGACATTTGTGAACGGTGGTACCACGGCAAGTGTGTGAAGATTACACCGGCAAAAGCCGAAAACATTAAACAGTACAAATGTCCATCTTGCAGCACAAAGAAAGCAAGGCATTAG